One genomic region from Conexibacter woesei Iso977N encodes:
- a CDS encoding FliO/MopB family protein, with the protein MKPLRLLTAACAAAYLCVLLAPAAVFAAGTGKDLGENTPLSLPSDSSAQAAHVGGSGGSLARTFIGLAVVVAVIYGLTWVLRQMKRSSSSDGVTASGTGLTTEASLPLGPNRSVHLIRAGRELVLVGAAEHGITPIRTYTEDEALGLGLIEQPQLTVGDLIEGEAREVPTTAGGKAKFLLVGAIDTLRARTAR; encoded by the coding sequence GTGAAGCCACTTCGTCTCCTCACGGCCGCGTGCGCGGCCGCATACCTCTGCGTCCTCCTGGCGCCTGCTGCGGTCTTCGCGGCCGGCACCGGCAAGGACCTCGGCGAGAACACGCCGCTCAGCCTCCCGTCCGACTCCTCGGCGCAGGCCGCGCATGTCGGCGGCTCAGGCGGCAGCCTGGCTCGCACCTTCATCGGCCTGGCCGTCGTGGTCGCCGTCATCTACGGCCTGACCTGGGTCCTGCGTCAGATGAAGAGGTCGTCGTCCAGCGACGGCGTCACCGCGTCGGGCACGGGCCTGACCACGGAAGCGTCGCTGCCGCTCGGCCCCAACCGCTCGGTGCACCTGATCCGCGCCGGCCGCGAGCTCGTGCTCGTCGGCGCCGCCGAGCACGGCATCACGCCGATCCGCACCTACACCGAGGACGAGGCCCTGGGCCTCGGCCTGATCGAGCAGCCGCAGCTGACCGTCGGCGACCTGATCGAGGGCGAGGCCCGCGAGGTCCCGACCACGGCGGGCGGCAAGGCCAAGTTCCTGCTCGTCGGCGCCATCGACACCCTGCGCGCGCGGACGGCCCGCTAG
- a CDS encoding flagellar biosynthetic protein FliR yields MGPQLNNSAQVLLDQFGEQHVLAFFLVLSRISPLFLLAPLFSSKMVPARVRSVVAVGLAIGLSPVVGADTSLPTDVASIFTLIAKELLVGGAFAYALAATFAALAVAGSFLDTTIGFSYGSLVDPVNGNQSAILSTAYSMIGLMVFIAIGGDAWVIKGLARTYDVVGLAQYPSMSHIVAGASHAFTQVFTSAFEVAGPVLIALILTDAAFGMVTRVVPTLNAFQVAVPAKVILGLLLVGASMPFVANWLGTELQTDVGTALQSIRLG; encoded by the coding sequence GTGGGCCCGCAGCTCAACAACTCGGCGCAGGTCCTGCTCGACCAGTTCGGCGAGCAGCACGTGCTTGCGTTCTTCCTGGTGTTGAGCCGGATCTCGCCGCTGTTCCTGCTGGCCCCGCTGTTCTCCTCCAAGATGGTCCCGGCGCGCGTGCGCAGCGTCGTCGCGGTCGGCCTGGCCATCGGCCTGTCGCCGGTCGTCGGCGCCGACACGTCGCTGCCGACCGACGTCGCCTCGATCTTCACGCTGATCGCCAAGGAGCTGCTGGTCGGCGGCGCGTTCGCCTACGCGCTGGCCGCGACCTTCGCGGCGCTGGCCGTCGCGGGCTCGTTCCTGGACACGACGATCGGCTTCTCCTACGGGTCGCTCGTCGACCCGGTCAACGGCAACCAGTCGGCGATCCTCAGCACCGCCTACTCGATGATCGGCCTGATGGTCTTCATCGCGATCGGCGGCGACGCGTGGGTCATCAAGGGCCTCGCGCGCACCTACGACGTCGTCGGGCTCGCGCAGTACCCGTCGATGAGCCACATCGTGGCGGGCGCGTCGCACGCGTTCACCCAGGTCTTCACGAGCGCGTTCGAGGTCGCCGGCCCGGTGCTGATCGCGCTGATCCTCACCGATGCCGCCTTCGGCATGGTCACCCGCGTCGTCCCGACGCTGAACGCCTTCCAGGTCGCGGTCCCCGCCAAGGTGATCCTCGGGCTGCTGCTGGTCGGGGCCTCGATGCCGTTCGTCGCCAACTGGCTCGGCACCGAGCTACAGACCGACGTCGGCACCGCCCTCCAGAGCATCAGGCTCGGCTAG
- the fliQ gene encoding flagellar biosynthesis protein FliQ codes for MTTDTVVQLATQAMSLALKLSIPLLGVGLVVGVLISIVQAVTSIQEQTLSFIPKVLAMAAVLVIGGPWMLNQLMSYTAELWTSIPNMVG; via the coding sequence ATGACCACGGATACCGTCGTCCAGCTGGCCACGCAGGCCATGAGCCTGGCGCTGAAGCTCTCGATCCCGCTGCTCGGCGTCGGCCTCGTCGTCGGCGTGCTGATCTCGATCGTCCAGGCCGTCACCTCCATCCAGGAGCAGACGCTGTCGTTCATCCCGAAGGTCCTGGCGATGGCGGCGGTGCTCGTCATCGGCGGCCCGTGGATGCTCAACCAGCTGATGTCCTACACGGCCGAGCTGTGGACGTCGATCCCGAACATGGTCGGGTAG
- the flhB gene encoding flagellar biosynthesis protein FlhB has translation MADPDKTEAATPKRREEARRTGQVAKSTDLSGAVTLLAALFTIGITGHSMVDRLASGLSTSLLAGGHHDPVTRGTIGALLITNGKNVLLCLAPVVGVCAVTAIVVNLLQVGVRPKTKALKPNFRRLSPKSGIKRIVGREGLVELIKNLAKVTVITVAVLTALLPHLTEYAAMVGVSPLQLGSSIASLVRGIAIRATLAYLLIGVIDYIYQRRHHETGLKMSKQEVKDESKGQDLPAEVKGAIRRRQRDQARARMMADVPTADVIVTNPTHFSVALKYDGRSAAPTVIAKGQDLMALKIREIAADAEVPIVPDPPLARSLHDTVEVGQMIPEDLFHAVAQILAYVYRVAGRRRLA, from the coding sequence ATGGCCGATCCCGACAAGACAGAAGCAGCAACACCCAAGCGCCGTGAGGAGGCGCGCAGGACCGGCCAGGTCGCGAAGTCCACCGACCTCTCCGGCGCCGTGACGCTGCTCGCCGCCCTCTTCACGATCGGCATCACCGGCCACTCGATGGTCGACCGCCTCGCCTCCGGCCTCTCGACCTCGCTGCTGGCCGGCGGCCACCACGACCCGGTCACCAGGGGCACGATCGGCGCCCTGCTGATCACCAACGGCAAGAACGTCCTGCTGTGCCTGGCGCCGGTCGTCGGCGTCTGCGCGGTGACCGCGATCGTCGTCAACCTCCTGCAGGTCGGCGTCCGGCCCAAGACCAAGGCGCTGAAGCCCAACTTCAGGCGGCTGAGCCCGAAGAGCGGGATCAAGCGGATCGTCGGCAGGGAAGGCCTCGTCGAGCTGATCAAGAACCTCGCGAAGGTCACGGTCATCACCGTCGCGGTGCTGACCGCGCTGCTGCCGCACCTGACCGAGTACGCCGCGATGGTCGGCGTCTCGCCGCTGCAGCTCGGCAGCTCGATCGCCTCGCTGGTCAGGGGGATCGCGATCCGCGCGACCTTGGCCTACCTGCTGATCGGCGTCATCGACTACATCTACCAGCGCCGCCATCACGAGACCGGGCTCAAGATGAGCAAGCAGGAGGTCAAGGACGAGAGCAAGGGCCAGGACCTCCCCGCCGAGGTCAAGGGCGCGATCCGCCGCCGCCAGCGCGACCAGGCCCGCGCCCGCATGATGGCCGACGTCCCGACCGCGGACGTCATCGTCACCAACCCCACCCACTTCTCCGTCGCGCTCAAGTACGACGGCAGGTCCGCGGCCCCCACGGTCATCGCAAAGGGCCAGGACCTGATGGCGCTCAAGATCCGCGAGATCGCCGCCGATGCGGAAGTGCCGATCGTTCCGGACCCCCCGCTGGCGCGCTCGCTGCATGACACGGTCGAAGTCGGCCAGATGATCCCCGAGGACCTGTTCCACGCCGTGGCCCAGATCCTCGCCTACGTCTACCGCGTGGCCGGCCGTCGCCGTCTCGCCTAG
- the flhA gene encoding flagellar biosynthesis protein FlhA: MMQKMGKYTDLIAAGVVVLVVVMLIVPLPPMLLDLMITLNISCGLAIVITTLYVEKAIDFSVFPSLLLITTMFRLAINISVTRLILLHGDAGGVVKAFGEFVIGGNIVVGLVIFLILVVIQFMVVTAGAGRVAEVGARFTLDAMPGKQMAIDADLNAGQITEEEARRRRKEISQEADFYGAMDGASKFVKGDAMAGVVITMINLIGGIVVGVLMQHLSFSDAIHHFSLLSVGDGLCAQIPALLISVATGIIVTRSGDERDLGNQVVGQISKQKRAPMVAGVVICFFALIPGLPKIPFLIIGGLFIYAGRRLQRTAAAEELLAATTAADAAALPAPAASPRDQVQDALNLDPLELCIGFGLVPLVDGSAGGSLLQRVSAVRRQIAAEVGTIIPSVRIHDEVGLQSHEYSVKVRGTEVARGQIMAGHQLALDPGDAFGHLDGIPTQDPAYGMAAVWITDAQRAEAEALGYTVVDAESVVVTHLTETIRRHTADLLTRQDVRTLLDSLKEHNSAVVEEVVPDLLSVGELQRVLQALLREGVSIRDLGAVVEAAGDRARVTRDPELLAEYARQALGRTIVSPYLDAERTLRAITLDPGLEQEVSDAIAQTPDGEYLAMDPNRAQALVHQLSNHVEQAVTRGRRPVLICSSRVRRHLRRLCEQALPQLSVCAYNEIAPGIGVETIGVVTA; the protein is encoded by the coding sequence ATGATGCAGAAGATGGGCAAGTACACCGACTTGATCGCCGCCGGCGTGGTCGTGCTTGTCGTCGTGATGTTGATCGTCCCGCTGCCGCCGATGCTGCTGGACCTGATGATCACGCTGAACATCAGCTGCGGGCTGGCGATCGTCATCACGACGCTCTACGTGGAGAAGGCGATCGACTTCTCGGTCTTCCCGTCGCTGCTGCTGATCACGACGATGTTCCGGTTGGCCATCAACATCTCGGTCACCCGCCTGATCCTGCTGCACGGCGACGCGGGCGGCGTCGTCAAGGCGTTCGGCGAGTTCGTCATCGGCGGCAACATCGTCGTCGGCCTCGTGATCTTCCTGATCCTCGTGGTCATCCAGTTCATGGTCGTCACGGCCGGTGCCGGCCGCGTGGCCGAGGTCGGCGCGCGCTTCACGTTGGACGCCATGCCGGGCAAGCAGATGGCGATCGACGCCGACCTCAACGCCGGGCAGATCACCGAGGAGGAGGCGCGCAGGCGCCGCAAGGAGATCTCGCAGGAGGCGGACTTCTACGGCGCGATGGACGGTGCCTCGAAGTTCGTCAAGGGCGACGCGATGGCCGGCGTGGTCATCACGATGATCAACCTCATCGGCGGCATCGTCGTCGGTGTGCTGATGCAGCACCTCTCGTTCAGCGACGCCATCCACCACTTCTCGCTGCTGAGCGTCGGTGACGGCCTCTGCGCGCAGATCCCGGCGCTGCTGATCTCGGTCGCCACCGGCATCATCGTCACCCGCTCGGGCGACGAGCGCGACCTCGGCAACCAGGTCGTCGGCCAGATCTCCAAGCAGAAGCGCGCCCCGATGGTCGCGGGCGTCGTCATCTGCTTCTTCGCGCTGATCCCGGGCCTGCCGAAGATCCCGTTCCTGATCATCGGCGGCCTGTTCATCTACGCCGGCCGGCGCCTGCAGAGGACGGCGGCCGCCGAGGAGCTCCTGGCCGCGACCACCGCCGCCGACGCCGCCGCGCTGCCCGCGCCGGCCGCCTCGCCGCGCGACCAGGTCCAGGACGCGCTCAACCTCGACCCGCTCGAGCTGTGCATCGGCTTCGGCCTGGTCCCGCTGGTCGACGGCTCCGCCGGCGGCTCGCTGCTGCAGCGCGTGTCCGCCGTGCGCCGCCAGATCGCGGCCGAGGTCGGCACGATCATCCCGTCGGTCCGGATCCACGACGAGGTCGGGCTCCAGAGCCACGAGTACTCGGTCAAGGTGCGCGGCACCGAGGTCGCGCGCGGCCAGATCATGGCCGGCCACCAGCTGGCGCTCGACCCGGGCGACGCGTTCGGCCACCTCGACGGCATCCCGACCCAGGACCCGGCCTACGGCATGGCCGCGGTCTGGATCACGGACGCCCAGCGCGCGGAGGCCGAGGCGCTCGGGTACACCGTGGTCGACGCGGAGTCGGTCGTCGTCACCCACCTGACCGAGACGATCCGCCGGCACACCGCGGACCTGCTCACCCGTCAGGACGTGCGCACGCTGCTGGACAGCCTCAAGGAGCACAACTCGGCCGTCGTCGAGGAGGTCGTCCCCGACCTGCTGTCGGTCGGCGAGCTGCAGCGCGTCCTGCAAGCGCTCTTGCGCGAGGGCGTCTCGATCCGCGACCTCGGCGCGGTCGTCGAGGCCGCGGGCGACCGTGCGCGCGTCACGCGCGACCCGGAGCTGCTGGCCGAGTACGCCCGCCAGGCGCTGGGCCGCACGATCGTCTCCCCGTACCTCGACGCGGAGCGCACGCTGCGCGCGATCACGCTCGACCCGGGCCTGGAGCAGGAGGTGTCGGACGCGATCGCCCAGACGCCCGACGGCGAGTACCTCGCGATGGATCCCAACCGCGCGCAGGCTTTGGTGCACCAGTTGTCGAACCATGTCGAGCAGGCCGTCACGCGCGGCCGGCGGCCGGTGCTGATCTGCTCCTCTCGCGTGCGTCGCCACTTGCGGCGGCTGTGCGAGCAGGCGCTGCCCCAGCTCTCGGTCTGCGCCTACAACGAGATCGCGCCGGGCATCGGCGTTGAGACCATCGGAGTCGTGACCGCCTGA
- the fliP gene encoding flagellar type III secretion system pore protein FliP (The bacterial flagellar biogenesis protein FliP forms a type III secretion system (T3SS)-type pore required for flagellar assembly.): MLSAITAATQAASPLSTDGNNAVSMLILVGAVTLVPALLFCVTGFTRILVVLGFIRTGLGTPTAPPNQVLVGIALFLTAFVMMPTFKQIKTTAIDPLSRHQITQTEALDRGQKPLREFMFKQTRTKDLALFVNLSHEKRPKTRADVPTYVLIPAFIISELKTAFQIGFLIFLPFLVIDLVVSSTLMSMGMMMLPPAFISLPFKILLFVLVDGWDLILRSLVQSFH; encoded by the coding sequence ATGCTCTCCGCGATCACCGCCGCCACGCAGGCCGCGTCGCCGCTGAGCACCGACGGCAACAACGCCGTCTCGATGCTGATCCTCGTCGGCGCGGTCACGCTCGTCCCGGCCCTGCTCTTCTGCGTCACCGGCTTCACGCGCATCCTGGTCGTCCTGGGCTTCATCCGGACCGGCCTCGGCACGCCGACGGCGCCGCCGAACCAGGTCCTGGTCGGCATCGCGCTGTTCCTCACGGCGTTCGTGATGATGCCGACGTTCAAGCAGATCAAGACGACCGCGATCGATCCGCTGAGCAGGCACCAGATCACGCAGACCGAGGCGCTGGACCGCGGGCAGAAGCCGCTGCGCGAGTTCATGTTCAAGCAGACGCGGACCAAGGACCTCGCGCTGTTCGTGAACCTCTCGCACGAGAAGCGCCCCAAGACGCGCGCCGACGTCCCGACCTACGTCCTGATCCCCGCGTTCATCATCTCGGAGCTCAAGACCGCGTTCCAGATCGGCTTCCTGATCTTCCTGCCGTTCCTGGTGATCGACCTGGTGGTGAGCTCCACCCTCATGTCCATGGGCATGATGATGCTGCCACCGGCGTTCATCAGCCTGCCCTTCAAGATCCTGCTCTTCGTCCTCGTCGACGGCTGGGACTTGATCCTCCGCTCGCTCGTCCAGAGCTTCCACTGA
- the fliN gene encoding flagellar motor switch protein FliN, which produces MTDVEFTPLPDAGAEGAIAGDADLTRLTEVTVELTVEVGRTRMSLGETMSLGQGSVVTLDRLADKPVDLLVNGRPIARGEVVVIDEQFGLRITEVNGAVKAAPQAVEDFQPEALGAGDFPPAELPAG; this is translated from the coding sequence ATGACCGACGTCGAGTTCACGCCGCTCCCCGACGCGGGCGCCGAAGGCGCCATCGCCGGCGACGCGGACCTCACGCGCCTGACCGAGGTGACCGTCGAGCTGACGGTCGAGGTCGGCCGCACCCGCATGTCGCTGGGCGAGACGATGTCGCTCGGCCAGGGCTCGGTGGTCACGCTCGACCGCCTCGCCGACAAGCCCGTCGACCTGCTGGTCAACGGCCGCCCGATCGCCCGCGGCGAGGTCGTCGTCATCGACGAGCAGTTCGGGCTGCGCATCACCGAGGTCAACGGCGCCGTCAAGGCCGCGCCGCAGGCCGTGGAGGACTTCCAGCCGGAAGCCCTCGGGGCGGGCGACTTCCCGCCCGCCGAGCTCCCAGCGGGCTGA